The proteins below come from a single Sorghum bicolor cultivar BTx623 chromosome 4, Sorghum_bicolor_NCBIv3, whole genome shotgun sequence genomic window:
- the LOC8073875 gene encoding myb family transcription factor PHL11 produces the protein MSMFEGMERAGYGGAGPMGGVVLSRDPKPRLRWTPDLHERFVEAVTKLGGPDKATPKSVLRLMGMKGLTLYHLKSHLQKYRLGKQSKKDTGLEASRGAFAAQGINFSTPVPPSIPSTASNNTGETPLADALKYQIEVQRKLHEQLEVQKKLQMRIEAQGKYLQTILEKAQSNLSYDATGGANLEATRSQLTDFNLALSGFMDNVTQVCEQKNGELAKAMSEDGLRASNNLGFQLYHHGVQDRDDVKCATDEGLLLLDLNIRGGYDHRASADLKMNQHMR, from the exons ATGAGCATGTTCGAGGGGATGGAGAGGGCCGGGTACGGCGGCGCTGGGCCGATGGGCGGGGTGGTGCTGTCGCGGGACCCCAAGCCGCGGCTGCGGTGGACGCCCGACCTGCACGAGCGCTTCGTCGAGGCCGTCACCAAGCTCGGCGGGCCCGACA AGGCGACGCCCAAGTCAGTGCTGAGGCTGATGGGAATGAAAGGGCTCACTTTGTACCACTTGAAGAGTCACCTCCAG AAATACAGGCTTGGAAAGCAGAGCAAGAAAGACACAGGTTTGGAAGCCAGCAGAGGGG CATTCGCGGCGCAGGGCATCAATTTCTCCACACCAGTACCTCCTAGCATTCCATCTACGGCCAGTAACAATACGGG AGAAACGCCACTTGCGGATGCGCTGAAGTACCAAATTGAAGTCCAAAGGAAACTGCACGAACAGCTCGAG GTTCAGAAGAAGCTGCAAATGCGGATCGAGGCGCAAGGCAAATATCTGCAGACGATACTCGAGAAAGCCCAGAGCAACCTCTCCTACGACGCAACCGGAGGCGCAAATCTAGAAGCAACCAGGTCACAGCTGACGGACTTCAACCTCGCGCTCTCAGGGTTCATGGACAACGTGACCCAAGTGTGCGAGCAGAAAAATGGCGAGCTGGCGAAAGCCATGTCCGAGGACGGCCTCAGAGCGAGCAATAATCTTGGATTTCAGCTGTACCACCATGGAGTTCAGGACAGGGACGATGTCAAGTGCGCGACGGATGaagggctgctgctgctggaccTGAACATTAGAGGAGGGTACGATCACCGGGCTTCGGCGGATCTGAAGATGAATCAGCACATGAGGTAA
- the LOC110434575 gene encoding cell division cycle 20.2, cofactor of APC complex-like: MDAGSHSISSEKSRAAAAPRPPLQEAVSRPYMPSLGSGCRNPSAKCYGDRFIPDRSAMDMDMAHFLLTEPRKDKENAAASPSKEAYRRLLAEKLLNNRTRILAFRNKPPEPENVSFADAASSNLQAKPAKQRRHIPQSAERTLDAPELVDDYYLNLLDWGSNNVLSIALGDTLYLWDASSGSTSELVTIDEDSGPITSVSWAPDGRHIAVGLNSSDVQLWDTSSNRLLRTLRGVHEARVGSLAWNNSILTTGGMDGKIVNNDVRIRDHVVQTYEGHSQEVCGLKWSGSGQQLASGGNDNLLHIWDVSMASSMPSAGRNQWLHRLEDHTAAVKALAWCPFQSNLLATGGGGSDRCIKFWNTHTGACLNSVDTGSQVCALLWNKNERELLSSHGFTQNQLTLWKYPSMVKMAELTGHTSRVLFMAQSPDGCTVASAAADETLRFWNVFGAPEAPKPAAKASHTGMFNSFNHIR, from the exons ATGGACGCAGGATCCCACTCGATCTCCTCGGAGAagagccgcgccgccgccgcgccccgGCCGCCGCTGCAGGAGGCGGTCTCCCGCCCCTACATGCCATCGCTGGGCTCGGGATGCCGTAACCCGTCGGCCAAGTGCTAC GGCGACAGATTCATCCCGGACAGATCGGCGATGGACATGGACATGGCACACTTCCTGCTCACTGAGCCCAGGAAGGACAAGGAGAACGCGGCGGCGTCCCCGTCCAAGGAGGCGTACCGGAGGCTGCTCGCGGAGAAGCTGCTCAACAACCGGACACGGATCCTCGCCTTCAGGAACAAGCCGCCGGAGCCCGAGAACGTATCTTTCGCCGATGCGGCTTCCTCCAACCTGCAGGCCAAGCCTGCTAAGCAGCGGCGCCACATTCCCCAG TCTGCCGAGAGGACCCTAGACGCCCCAGAGCTTGTTGATGACTACTACCTCAACCTGCTTGACTGGGGGAGCAACAATGTGCTGTCCATTGCTCTGGGAGACACACTGTACCTGTGGGATGCGTCGAGTGGATCCACATCCGAGCTTGTGACCATCGATGAGGACAGCGGTCCTATTACCAGTGTTAGCTGGGCTCCTGATGGTCGGCACATCGCCGTGGGGCTCAACTCGTCCGACGTCCAGCTTTGGGACACCAGCTCCAACCGACTG TTGAGAACACTCAGAGGTGTGCATGAGGCAAGGGTAGGTTCACTGGCATGGAACAACAGCATCCTAACCACCGGTGGCATGGATGGCAAGATTGTGAACAATGACGTGAGGATTAGAGACCACGTTGTGCAGACTTACGAGGGGCACAGCCAGGAGGTGTGCGGGCTCAAGTGGTCTGGATCAGGGCAGCAGCTGGCCAGCGGAGGCAACGACAACCTTCTGCACATTTGGGATGTGTCGATGGCATCATCCATGCCATCTGCTGGCCGCAACCAGTGGCTACATAGGCTCGAGGACCACACGGCCGCCGTGAAGGCACTCGCGTGGTGCCCGTTCCAGAGCAACTTGCTTGCCACTGGCGGTGGTGGCAGCGATCGTTGCATCAAGTTCTGGAACACACACACTGGTGCGTGCCTGAACTCAGTTGACACCGGATCACAGGTGTGCGCTCTTCTCTGGAACAAGAATGAGAGGGAGCTGCTGAGTTCACATGGATTCACACAGAACCAACTGACTTTGTGGAAGTACCCATCGATGGTGAAGATGGCTGAACTTACTGGCCATACCTCTCGTGTCCTTTTCATGGCTCAG AGTCCTGATGGATGCACAGTAGCGTCAGCTGCTGCAGATGAGACCCTCCGGTTCTGGAACGTTTTTGGAGCCCCTGAAGCGCCCAAGCCTGCTGCCAAAGCTTCCCACACTGGGATGTTCAACAGCTTCAACCATATCCGATAG